Proteins encoded by one window of Chrysemys picta bellii isolate R12L10 chromosome 10, ASM1138683v2, whole genome shotgun sequence:
- the ATF7IP2 gene encoding activating transcription factor 7-interacting protein 2 isoform X2: protein MESSNTIIHKPLRARKTMTPSSRKQVEMLSKTKNISGQGKILNGLHTEDHHVQLNTVDINCRSNDSGTGSSLTESKTDTFPEKSEMLPQKITASIQGFSVNSKVNEEVKQCSYDKNFDQNCQEESQEPLHEKSCNKNSDAKQFLNAGCLQDILHKWYENELNTPSSKPVEVHLYSKPNNLPVDQLKESACLDDPINSDSGDEKRTNKIIPILEKIDTTTEINSAIEEVIPILKKVDVISDSNDVKHKYNLTNSVTPTLPGTDRLADGSESKTSYGNGSPNISPDVEAAVMLQDTSPGYSIGDNVQRKRVCSESKEDSHCKRFKTADENKKENICTVPEKEEKFLGKVKHLIQKRVDILNNDVFNHKLESLNGRVDQTQCRKKHEEIAITFLKKVSKLERRINTVIAFQKKILSKMVTSKANLPGANSQNAILNRTKSVPPLPDNINGQSVSSVKHLSSSHRQTGSTSESVAEENVSSDEVILISVESRNSTTVTTANNSDIQKKLVSTQAEISTKAQSKNKCTEEKTKSAVIDLTEEEKHNFDKGQDLDGRTQGAAGNSISGWLGKLKEDQNSVSNKSNSKKASLKSNRLEPPAQASHQVLEQFPHPPPLPRIPPYPELKDGFRDTVPPQKPELKLAQVQNPKGIALSWTVTEIDPKCAPVESYHLFIYHEHSNNSTVPHWKKIGEIKALPLPMACSLSQFTASKKYYFTIQSKDVCGRYGPFCDIQSITLISLENS, encoded by the exons ATGGAGAGTTCAAATACAATCATCCACAAGCCTTTGAGAGCAAGAAAAACAATGACTCCAAGTAGTCGAAAACAAGTGGAAATGCTGAGTAAAACAAAGAATATTTCAGGACAAGGAAAGATTCTAAATGGCTTGCATACTGAGGATCACCATGTTCAGTTAAATACGGTGGACATAAACTGCAGAAGTAATGATTCTGGAACAGGAAGCTCACTAACTGAGTCAAAAACAGATACGTTCCCTGAAAAAAGTGAAATGTTACCTCAAAAAATAACAGCCTCAATACAGGGGTTCAGTGTTAACTCAAAAGTAAATGAAGAAGTAAAACAATGTTCTTATGACAAAAATTTTGATCAAAACTGTCAAGAAGAATCCCAAGAACCTCTCCATGAGAAATCTTGTAACAAAAACTCTGATGCAAAACAGTTCCTAAATGCTGGGTGTTTACAAGATATACTGCATAAATGGTATGAAAATGAACTAAATACACCATCCTCCAAGCCAGTTGAAGTGCATTTGTATTCAAAACCAAATAACCTACCTGTTGACCAGTTAAAAGAGAGTGCTTGTTTAGACGATCCAATTAACAGTGATTCTGGGGATGAAAAAAGAACTAACAAGATTATTCCTATTTTAGAAAAGATAGACACAACAACAGAAATAAATAGTGCAATAGAAGAGGTTATTCCCATATTAAAAAAGGTAGACGTGATATCTGATTCAAATGATGTGAAGCACAAATATAACCTTACTAATTCAGTTACCCCCACACTGCCTGGGACAGATAGACTAGCTGATGGTTCGGAGAGTAAAACATCCTATGGAAATGGTAGTCCAAATATTTCACCAGATGTGGAAGCTGCTGTTATGCTGCAGGATACATCGCCTGGATATAGTATTGGTG ACAATGTTCAAAGGAAGAGGGTATGTTCAGAAAGCAAGGAAGACAGTCATTGTAAACGCTTCAAAACTGCTgatgaaaacaaaaaagagaatatttgtacagtgccagaaaaagaggaaaaatttTTGGGAAAG gTCAAACACTTGATTCAAAAGCGTGTGGATATTTTAAATAATGATGTCTTTAACCATAAACTGGAAAGTTTAAATGGAAGAGTTGATCAAACACAATGTCGAAAAAAACATGAAGAAATAGCTATTACATTTCTA AAGAAAGTGTCTAAGCTTGAGAGACGTATTAATACTGTGATAGCATTTCAGAAGAAAATATTATCGAAAATGGTCACTAGTAAG GCAAATCTTCCAGGTGCAAACTCGCAAAATGCGATACTTAATCGAACCAAATCTGTTCCACCACTTCCTGATAACATAAATGGACAATCAGTTTCTTCAGTTAAACATTTATCATCATCCCATAGACAAACTGGTTCCACTTCTGAATCTGTTGCAGAAGAAAATGTAAG CTCTGATGAAGTTATACTGAtttctgtggaaagcagaaaTTCAACAACAGTAACAACTGCAAACAATTCAG ATATTCAAAAAAAACTAGTTTCTACACAAGCAGAAATTTCCACTAAAGCTCAATCCAAAAACAAG tgcactgaagaaaaaacaaaatctgcAGTGATTGATCTAACAGAAGAAGAAAAGCACAATTTTGATAAAg GTCAAGACCTGGATGGGAGAACTCAGGGTGCTGCAGGAAACAGTATTAGTGGCTGGCTTG GTAAGTTAAAAGAAGACCAAAATTCTGTGTCAAACAAAAGTAATTCAAAGAAAGCAAGCCTCAAATCAAATCGCCTTGAGCCACCAGCACAAGCATCACAtcag GTTCTTGAACAGTTTCCACATCCTCCTCCGCTACCAAGGATACCTCCATACCCAGAACTCAAGGATGGATTCAGAGACACTGTGCCACCTCAGAAGCCTGAACTAAAACTGGCTCAGGTGCAAAATCCAAAAGGTATTGCACTCTCATGGACTGTTACAGAGATTGATCCCAAGTGCGCTCCTGTAGAGAGCTATCACTTGTTCATATACCATGAACACTCCAATAACAGTACTGTACCACACTGGAAGAAAATAGGAGAAATAAAGGCTTTGCCCCTACCAATGGCTTGTTCTTTATCACAATTTACAGCCTCCAAGAAGTACTACTTTACTATACAATCAAAAGATGTATGTGGACGTTATGGACCGTTTTGTGATATACAATCAATTACTTTAATTTCTCTGGAAAACTCATAA
- the ATF7IP2 gene encoding activating transcription factor 7-interacting protein 2 isoform X1 gives MESSNTIIHKPLRARKTMTPSSRKQVEMLSKTKNISGQGKILNGLHTEDHHVQLNTVDINCRSNDSGTGSSLTESKTDTFPEKSEMLPQKITASIQGFSVNSKVNEEVKQCSYDKNFDQNCQEESQEPLHEKSCNKNSDAKQFLNAGCLQDILHKWYENELNTPSSKPVEVHLYSKPNNLPVDQLKESACLDDPINSDSGDEKRTNKIIPILEKIDTTTEINSAIEEVIPILKKVDVISDSNDVKHKYNLTNSVTPTLPGTDRLADGSESKTSYGNGSPNISPDVEAAVMLQDTSPGYSIGDNVQRKRVCSESKEDSHCKRFKTADENKKENICTVPEKEEKFLGKVKHLIQKRVDILNNDVFNHKLESLNGRVDQTQCRKKHEEIAITFLKKVSKLERRINTVIAFQKKILSKMVTSKANLPGANSQNAILNRTKSVPPLPDNINGQSVSSVKHLSSSHRQTGSTSESVAEENVRQEGQTQRLFCIDPVTGGENISSDEVILISVESRNSTTVTTANNSDIQKKLVSTQAEISTKAQSKNKCTEEKTKSAVIDLTEEEKHNFDKGQDLDGRTQGAAGNSISGWLGKLKEDQNSVSNKSNSKKASLKSNRLEPPAQASHQVLEQFPHPPPLPRIPPYPELKDGFRDTVPPQKPELKLAQVQNPKGIALSWTVTEIDPKCAPVESYHLFIYHEHSNNSTVPHWKKIGEIKALPLPMACSLSQFTASKKYYFTIQSKDVCGRYGPFCDIQSITLISLENS, from the exons ATGGAGAGTTCAAATACAATCATCCACAAGCCTTTGAGAGCAAGAAAAACAATGACTCCAAGTAGTCGAAAACAAGTGGAAATGCTGAGTAAAACAAAGAATATTTCAGGACAAGGAAAGATTCTAAATGGCTTGCATACTGAGGATCACCATGTTCAGTTAAATACGGTGGACATAAACTGCAGAAGTAATGATTCTGGAACAGGAAGCTCACTAACTGAGTCAAAAACAGATACGTTCCCTGAAAAAAGTGAAATGTTACCTCAAAAAATAACAGCCTCAATACAGGGGTTCAGTGTTAACTCAAAAGTAAATGAAGAAGTAAAACAATGTTCTTATGACAAAAATTTTGATCAAAACTGTCAAGAAGAATCCCAAGAACCTCTCCATGAGAAATCTTGTAACAAAAACTCTGATGCAAAACAGTTCCTAAATGCTGGGTGTTTACAAGATATACTGCATAAATGGTATGAAAATGAACTAAATACACCATCCTCCAAGCCAGTTGAAGTGCATTTGTATTCAAAACCAAATAACCTACCTGTTGACCAGTTAAAAGAGAGTGCTTGTTTAGACGATCCAATTAACAGTGATTCTGGGGATGAAAAAAGAACTAACAAGATTATTCCTATTTTAGAAAAGATAGACACAACAACAGAAATAAATAGTGCAATAGAAGAGGTTATTCCCATATTAAAAAAGGTAGACGTGATATCTGATTCAAATGATGTGAAGCACAAATATAACCTTACTAATTCAGTTACCCCCACACTGCCTGGGACAGATAGACTAGCTGATGGTTCGGAGAGTAAAACATCCTATGGAAATGGTAGTCCAAATATTTCACCAGATGTGGAAGCTGCTGTTATGCTGCAGGATACATCGCCTGGATATAGTATTGGTG ACAATGTTCAAAGGAAGAGGGTATGTTCAGAAAGCAAGGAAGACAGTCATTGTAAACGCTTCAAAACTGCTgatgaaaacaaaaaagagaatatttgtacagtgccagaaaaagaggaaaaatttTTGGGAAAG gTCAAACACTTGATTCAAAAGCGTGTGGATATTTTAAATAATGATGTCTTTAACCATAAACTGGAAAGTTTAAATGGAAGAGTTGATCAAACACAATGTCGAAAAAAACATGAAGAAATAGCTATTACATTTCTA AAGAAAGTGTCTAAGCTTGAGAGACGTATTAATACTGTGATAGCATTTCAGAAGAAAATATTATCGAAAATGGTCACTAGTAAG GCAAATCTTCCAGGTGCAAACTCGCAAAATGCGATACTTAATCGAACCAAATCTGTTCCACCACTTCCTGATAACATAAATGGACAATCAGTTTCTTCAGTTAAACATTTATCATCATCCCATAGACAAACTGGTTCCACTTCTGAATCTGTTGCAGAAGAAAATGTAAG GCAGGAGGGGCAGACCCAGAGATTGTTCTGTATTGATCCAGTCACAGGAGGTGAAAATATCAG CTCTGATGAAGTTATACTGAtttctgtggaaagcagaaaTTCAACAACAGTAACAACTGCAAACAATTCAG ATATTCAAAAAAAACTAGTTTCTACACAAGCAGAAATTTCCACTAAAGCTCAATCCAAAAACAAG tgcactgaagaaaaaacaaaatctgcAGTGATTGATCTAACAGAAGAAGAAAAGCACAATTTTGATAAAg GTCAAGACCTGGATGGGAGAACTCAGGGTGCTGCAGGAAACAGTATTAGTGGCTGGCTTG GTAAGTTAAAAGAAGACCAAAATTCTGTGTCAAACAAAAGTAATTCAAAGAAAGCAAGCCTCAAATCAAATCGCCTTGAGCCACCAGCACAAGCATCACAtcag GTTCTTGAACAGTTTCCACATCCTCCTCCGCTACCAAGGATACCTCCATACCCAGAACTCAAGGATGGATTCAGAGACACTGTGCCACCTCAGAAGCCTGAACTAAAACTGGCTCAGGTGCAAAATCCAAAAGGTATTGCACTCTCATGGACTGTTACAGAGATTGATCCCAAGTGCGCTCCTGTAGAGAGCTATCACTTGTTCATATACCATGAACACTCCAATAACAGTACTGTACCACACTGGAAGAAAATAGGAGAAATAAAGGCTTTGCCCCTACCAATGGCTTGTTCTTTATCACAATTTACAGCCTCCAAGAAGTACTACTTTACTATACAATCAAAAGATGTATGTGGACGTTATGGACCGTTTTGTGATATACAATCAATTACTTTAATTTCTCTGGAAAACTCATAA